The following proteins come from a genomic window of Achromobacter deleyi:
- a CDS encoding TonB-dependent hemoglobin/transferrin/lactoferrin family receptor encodes MKRRLMKARLARRMMGAGMLAMPCAASVWAQPQPVASGQPDRQEEAVRQTRAFDISAQPMMQAVLAFARQAGVDLYVGDVDLSSYTSVATQGTYSLTAGLKHLLGNSPVGYRISEGNGRLSFQLVDNGPGGRSKVYSLKPVVVQGNTVNERVYQAPRAVSIITREEMDRVPVRHAAELIQDTPGVASAVNRQNPGLSINIRGMQDFGRVNMMIDGMRQDFVQNGHMQRNGEMYVDSELLSEAVVERGVVHGVHGTGAMAGSVDFRTLDFGDVLREGRDIGLKLRGTSGMGYQGNGVNFIGSAAGAARAGENLEVMAAVSRRSIGDYRIGAYGGASGQNSVWVTDSNGRGIGKVEYNDVKFAAQDQDSSLFKARWKLNDASSLQFSYVGTRVGYSYTMDADLSVQESGTAWRKLGASNAQSNSFALDYKLKPADSPWLDLNVKLYAVDTSIKNHTTPNYPKSLSWGTVTDPALIRENINTEYWNSAGTGTCDSAKTKFSPYAKDICSQYGFDRDSRLRTQTSGLQLDNTSRFMVGEKTLLSANYGIEYFTDRTTSNQRWHVEGREVKPFGLDGKDALNPRGRRSMGSIFAELKLEDDFYTISASLRYERYQAKGKTQTPGTTRIYQSTVDMVEKSACAQAGNMSLVRDENYRAIYREGCLIARTGDLAALKAWWDADPTYLWHSTKKVHDPSGKSTYVRTGETSVDHLNSIGGHKRELETAYPSRWLEDQPALYDYDVDRSAGKLLPALSAAIRPARWLELYGSWGKSWRPPAINELLMVGSHPAQGFATILPNPLLDAETSQTWEVGVNTIFKDVALDDDNLSLKVGYFDTRADNYMFSSMDVMTPGAGLEKLPFPGTTAFVNNRTRTQFRGLELEGRYDAGWLYGGVSYTHYLGGANKFCEDLYFLGSGPNKYDQPNADGSYPSQHNDAVAKGYDSWRAWADDQVECGNFVFNSAIAKPVDKGMVQVGVRLLERKLDTGVRFNYSGEGWYNRDAGGSQVWFKYTTWDWYASYQANANVKLMASVENLTNRMYVEGYSDALARTFAPGRAVTLGMEVRF; translated from the coding sequence ATGAAGAGAAGATTGATGAAGGCCAGGCTGGCCAGGCGGATGATGGGAGCGGGGATGCTCGCGATGCCATGCGCTGCCTCGGTGTGGGCCCAACCGCAACCGGTGGCATCGGGACAGCCCGACCGCCAGGAGGAAGCCGTCCGTCAGACCCGCGCCTTCGACATCTCGGCCCAGCCAATGATGCAAGCGGTGCTGGCGTTCGCCCGGCAGGCCGGCGTCGATCTCTACGTGGGCGATGTCGATCTTTCCTCGTACACCAGCGTCGCTACCCAGGGCACCTACAGCCTGACCGCCGGGCTCAAGCATCTTCTCGGCAACAGCCCCGTCGGTTATCGGATTTCCGAAGGCAACGGACGCCTGAGCTTTCAATTGGTCGATAACGGCCCGGGCGGTCGTTCCAAGGTGTACTCGCTCAAGCCGGTGGTGGTTCAGGGCAACACCGTCAACGAGCGCGTCTATCAAGCCCCCCGCGCCGTCAGCATCATCACGCGTGAAGAAATGGACCGCGTGCCGGTTCGCCACGCCGCCGAACTCATCCAGGACACCCCCGGCGTCGCCAGCGCCGTCAACCGCCAGAACCCCGGCCTGTCGATCAACATCCGCGGCATGCAGGACTTCGGCCGCGTCAACATGATGATCGACGGCATGCGCCAGGATTTCGTGCAGAACGGGCACATGCAACGCAATGGAGAAATGTATGTCGATTCGGAACTCCTGTCCGAGGCCGTGGTGGAGCGAGGCGTGGTGCATGGGGTGCATGGCACCGGCGCGATGGCGGGGAGCGTTGACTTTCGGACGTTGGATTTTGGGGATGTGCTGCGCGAAGGCAGGGATATCGGCTTGAAGCTGCGTGGCACGTCCGGGATGGGATACCAGGGAAACGGCGTCAACTTCATCGGTAGCGCGGCGGGCGCGGCGCGCGCGGGTGAGAACCTGGAAGTGATGGCGGCGGTATCGCGGCGATCTATTGGGGACTATCGGATAGGCGCCTATGGCGGCGCTTCAGGCCAGAACTCGGTCTGGGTGACTGACAGCAACGGCAGGGGCATCGGCAAGGTCGAATACAACGATGTGAAATTCGCCGCCCAGGATCAGGATTCCAGCCTGTTCAAGGCACGCTGGAAATTGAATGATGCCTCGTCCCTGCAATTCAGCTATGTCGGCACGCGGGTGGGCTATTCCTACACCATGGACGCCGACCTCTCGGTGCAGGAGAGCGGCACCGCCTGGCGCAAGCTTGGCGCTTCCAATGCGCAATCCAACAGCTTCGCGCTGGACTACAAGCTCAAGCCGGCCGACAGCCCGTGGCTGGACTTGAACGTGAAGCTCTATGCCGTCGATACCAGCATCAAAAACCACACGACACCGAATTATCCAAAATCCCTCTCTTGGGGAACGGTCACCGATCCGGCGCTGATCCGGGAGAACATCAATACCGAGTACTGGAACAGCGCCGGCACCGGCACGTGCGATAGCGCCAAGACCAAGTTCTCTCCTTACGCCAAGGACATTTGTTCACAGTACGGATTCGATCGGGATAGCCGCCTGCGCACTCAAACCAGTGGATTGCAGCTGGACAATACGTCGCGCTTCATGGTGGGCGAGAAAACGCTGCTCAGCGCCAACTACGGCATCGAGTACTTCACGGATCGCACCACCTCTAACCAGCGCTGGCACGTCGAGGGGCGCGAGGTCAAACCCTTCGGCCTGGACGGTAAGGACGCGCTCAATCCGCGAGGCCGCCGCAGCATGGGCAGCATTTTCGCCGAGCTGAAGCTGGAAGACGATTTCTATACGATATCCGCGAGCCTGCGCTATGAGCGCTACCAGGCCAAGGGCAAGACTCAGACGCCGGGTACGACGCGGATCTACCAAAGCACCGTGGATATGGTTGAGAAGTCAGCGTGTGCACAGGCTGGCAATATGAGTTTGGTACGCGACGAGAACTACAGAGCGATTTATAGAGAAGGCTGCCTCATTGCGCGGACCGGCGACCTGGCGGCCTTGAAAGCGTGGTGGGACGCCGATCCGACCTACCTTTGGCACTCCACTAAGAAAGTGCATGACCCGAGCGGTAAGTCGACGTATGTACGTACAGGCGAGACCTCGGTGGATCATCTCAACAGCATCGGCGGTCACAAGCGCGAACTAGAAACTGCCTATCCATCCCGATGGTTGGAGGACCAGCCCGCCCTATACGATTACGACGTCGACCGTAGCGCCGGCAAGCTGCTGCCGGCGCTGTCCGCGGCCATCCGCCCCGCACGCTGGCTGGAGTTGTACGGCAGTTGGGGAAAATCCTGGCGTCCCCCGGCCATCAATGAATTGCTGATGGTCGGCAGCCATCCCGCGCAGGGATTCGCCACGATTTTGCCCAATCCCCTGTTGGATGCCGAGACTTCGCAAACCTGGGAAGTGGGCGTCAACACCATATTCAAGGATGTCGCGCTGGATGACGACAATTTGTCGCTCAAGGTCGGGTATTTCGACACGCGGGCCGACAACTATATGTTCTCCTCAATGGATGTGATGACGCCCGGCGCGGGGCTGGAGAAGTTGCCGTTTCCCGGAACGACCGCCTTCGTCAACAACCGCACCCGCACCCAGTTCCGCGGGCTGGAGCTGGAAGGGCGCTATGACGCCGGCTGGCTCTACGGTGGCGTGAGCTACACGCATTACCTGGGCGGCGCCAACAAGTTCTGCGAAGACCTGTATTTCCTGGGATCAGGGCCCAACAAATACGACCAGCCCAATGCGGACGGCAGCTATCCGTCGCAGCACAACGACGCCGTCGCAAAGGGGTATGACTCCTGGCGGGCGTGGGCTGACGACCAGGTCGAGTGCGGCAATTTCGTCTTCAACAGCGCCATCGCCAAGCCAGTGGACAAGGGCATGGTCCAGGTCGGCGTTCGGTTGCTGGAGCGCAAGCTGGATACGGGCGTGCGTTTCAACTACAGCGGCGAGGGTTGGTACAACCGCGACGCCGGCGGCTCCCAAGTCTGGTTCAAGTACACCACTTGGGACTGGTACGCCAGCTATCAGGCCAACGCCAACGTCAAGCTGATGGCCTCCGTCGAGAACCTGACCAACCGCATGTACGTGGAAGGGTATTCCGACGCCCTGGCTCGTACCTTCGCGCCAGGCCGCGCGGTGACGCTGGGGATGGAGGTGCGCTTCTAA
- a CDS encoding heme acquisition protein HasA encodes MTAFISYIDDHLSAATMEGSLKDMLLAFQSEGAEGEHTSMPNSGGFFGGNMFNGTEYAYTSKAIPSYAFVAEGDIHYFFPPFSGHAGDGPTAHTVWGELDSITLGAGVDKAGHVVDPLITFTFDTPIFGDVAEGRSNDVHDIVWGLMNGHVDNGAVDKLGTVSQGGLLAALEHNGLHTDYSIADLVAHNFATETDLALAA; translated from the coding sequence ATGACTGCTTTCATCAGCTATATCGATGACCATCTCAGCGCCGCAACGATGGAGGGCTCGCTCAAGGACATGCTGCTCGCATTCCAAAGTGAGGGTGCGGAAGGTGAACACACCAGCATGCCGAATTCGGGCGGCTTCTTCGGCGGCAACATGTTCAACGGCACCGAATATGCCTACACCAGCAAAGCGATTCCCAGCTATGCCTTCGTGGCCGAGGGCGACATCCACTATTTCTTCCCTCCCTTCAGCGGCCACGCGGGTGACGGCCCGACCGCGCATACGGTATGGGGCGAATTGGACTCGATCACGCTGGGTGCGGGAGTGGACAAGGCCGGTCACGTGGTGGACCCGCTGATCACCTTCACTTTCGACACGCCGATCTTCGGCGACGTAGCCGAAGGAAGAAGCAATGACGTGCACGACATCGTTTGGGGTCTGATGAACGGGCATGTCGACAATGGCGCCGTGGATAAATTGGGTACTGTTTCCCAGGGCGGTCTGCTAGCGGCTCTGGAGCACAACGGTCTGCATACGGACTACTCCATCGCCGACCTAGTCGCCCACAACTTCGCCACCGAAACCGACCTCGCCCTGGCGGCGTAA
- a CDS encoding heme acquisition protein HasA produces MTVSISNFDEHHLPDASTAESSLREVLHAFETNGVEGEHVTASNSGTFYGGGWFSFFSGTSYAYSSNDPAHYAFVATGDLHYYFPPFSGSMSDGPTSHTLWGSIESITLGGGVTKGQVVDPLITFTFDQPVVGAVSEGRANDTHDVIWGLMNGSVDGADDRLGSGTHGGLITALETNGLDVDMSIADLVGHNFATEADLALAA; encoded by the coding sequence ATGACCGTAAGCATCAGTAATTTCGACGAACATCACCTTCCAGATGCCTCGACGGCGGAAAGCTCGCTGCGCGAGGTGCTTCATGCTTTCGAAACGAACGGCGTAGAAGGGGAACACGTCACCGCGTCGAACTCGGGCACGTTCTACGGTGGAGGATGGTTCAGCTTTTTCAGTGGCACGAGCTATGCGTATAGCAGCAACGACCCTGCGCACTATGCGTTCGTGGCTACGGGCGATCTGCACTACTACTTCCCGCCATTCAGCGGTTCCATGAGCGACGGTCCGACTTCGCATACGCTGTGGGGATCGATCGAATCCATTACGTTGGGAGGCGGCGTGACGAAAGGCCAGGTCGTGGACCCCCTCATTACGTTCACGTTCGATCAACCCGTTGTCGGTGCCGTCTCCGAGGGGCGAGCCAACGACACCCATGACGTCATCTGGGGCCTGATGAACGGTTCGGTTGACGGTGCGGATGACAGGCTTGGCAGCGGCACGCATGGCGGGTTGATCACCGCCCTGGAGACCAACGGCTTGGACGTCGACATGTCCATCGCCGATCTCGTCGGCCACAACTTCGCCACCGAAGCCGACCTCGCCCTGGCGGCATAA
- a CDS encoding type I secretion system permease/ATPase, translated as MQQDQKRAGAAPEGGALEIKSLLARFRTGWVSVAAFSVAANLLMLAPSLYMLQVYDRVLASGNVFTLVMLSLMIVGLLALMGALDYARSAVIIQIGARFDAALAGRVHEAAFERGLAGVPANAGQAVSDLNTVRQFLTGSAVFAFFDAPWFPLFLLVMFLFHPWVGTLALAGAVALVALAWLNEQVSRKLLAEAGGLSVRAGVEADGQLRNAEAIQAMGMLARLRARWQRLHVGYVRRQGLASRRSAMIASMSKTVRLALQSLVLGLGAWLVLQSHVSAGMMIAGSILMGRVLSPIDQVIGAWRQWTSTRLAWRRLQTLLETYPGQPAGLTLPEPTGALRLEGATVTPPGAAQPTLVNVSLALEPGQVLGVIGPSGAGKSTLARLVAGVWPARLGAVRLDGADLRQWERTRLGEWLGYVPQDVELFSGTVAENIARFPDPDSDGEELARRVIEAARLAGAHDMILALPRGYDTLLGAGGQGLSGGQRQRIALARALYGTPRLVVLDEPNASLDDAGEQALLDALGRLREIGATVVLVTHRPKVLAATTHLLLLRDGRAQRFGATSEVLRPPPAGATGAEGAAASPPAAFDATVASGQPAQAPGMAGATGAGGAVPASSVRTPASVAQVYPLAGGAFPGQFSGGKA; from the coding sequence ATGCAGCAAGACCAGAAGCGCGCGGGCGCGGCACCGGAAGGGGGCGCGCTGGAGATCAAATCTCTGCTGGCGCGCTTTCGCACGGGCTGGGTCAGCGTGGCGGCGTTCAGCGTCGCCGCCAACCTGCTGATGCTGGCGCCGTCGCTCTACATGCTGCAGGTCTATGACCGCGTGCTGGCGTCCGGCAACGTCTTCACGCTGGTCATGCTGAGCCTGATGATCGTCGGCCTGCTGGCGTTGATGGGAGCGCTGGACTACGCGCGCAGCGCCGTCATCATCCAGATCGGCGCGCGCTTTGATGCGGCGCTGGCGGGGCGCGTGCACGAGGCGGCGTTCGAGCGCGGACTGGCGGGCGTGCCGGCCAACGCGGGGCAGGCGGTCAGCGACCTGAACACGGTGCGCCAGTTCCTGACCGGCAGCGCCGTGTTCGCGTTCTTCGATGCGCCCTGGTTTCCGTTGTTCCTGTTGGTGATGTTCCTGTTCCATCCGTGGGTGGGGACGCTGGCGTTGGCGGGCGCGGTGGCGCTGGTGGCATTGGCGTGGCTCAACGAGCAGGTGTCGCGCAAGCTGCTGGCGGAAGCGGGTGGGTTGTCGGTGCGGGCCGGGGTGGAGGCCGACGGCCAGTTGCGCAATGCCGAGGCGATCCAGGCCATGGGCATGCTGGCGCGGCTGCGGGCGCGCTGGCAGCGGCTGCACGTGGGTTATGTGCGGCGCCAGGGGCTGGCCAGCCGCCGCTCGGCGATGATCGCCAGCATGTCGAAGACGGTGCGCCTGGCGCTGCAATCGCTGGTGCTGGGCCTGGGCGCATGGCTGGTGCTGCAAAGCCATGTCAGCGCCGGCATGATGATCGCCGGATCGATCTTGATGGGGCGGGTGCTCAGCCCCATCGACCAGGTGATCGGCGCGTGGCGGCAATGGACCAGCACGCGGCTGGCGTGGCGGCGCTTGCAGACGTTGCTGGAGACGTATCCCGGGCAGCCCGCCGGCCTGACGCTGCCCGAGCCGACGGGCGCCTTGCGCTTGGAGGGCGCGACGGTCACGCCGCCCGGCGCGGCGCAGCCGACGCTGGTGAACGTGTCGCTGGCGTTGGAGCCGGGGCAGGTGCTGGGCGTCATCGGGCCGTCTGGCGCGGGCAAGTCGACGCTGGCGCGTCTGGTGGCTGGCGTGTGGCCGGCGCGGCTGGGCGCGGTGCGGCTGGATGGCGCCGACCTGCGGCAGTGGGAGCGCACGCGGCTGGGAGAATGGCTGGGCTATGTGCCGCAGGACGTCGAGCTGTTCTCGGGGACGGTGGCCGAGAACATCGCCCGCTTTCCCGATCCGGACAGCGACGGCGAGGAACTGGCGCGGCGTGTCATCGAGGCCGCCCGGCTGGCCGGGGCGCACGACATGATCCTGGCCTTGCCGCGTGGCTACGACACGCTGCTCGGCGCCGGCGGCCAGGGTTTGTCGGGCGGCCAGCGCCAGCGCATCGCGTTGGCGCGCGCGCTGTATGGCACGCCGCGCCTGGTAGTGCTGGACGAGCCCAATGCGAGCCTGGATGATGCCGGCGAACAAGCCTTGCTGGATGCCCTGGGTCGGTTGCGCGAGATCGGCGCGACGGTGGTGTTGGTGACGCACCGCCCCAAGGTGCTGGCGGCCACGACCCATCTGCTGTTGCTGCGTGACGGGCGCGCGCAACGCTTTGGCGCGACCAGTGAGGTGCTGCGGCCGCCGCCGGCGGGGGCGACCGGGGCGGAGGGCGCGGCGGCATCACCGCCGGCCGCGTTCGACGCGACGGTGGCTTCGGGCCAACCAGCGCAGGCGCCCGGCATGGCGGGCGCGACAGGGGCCGGCGGCGCGGTGCCCGCGTCGTCGGTGCGGACGCCGGCATCCGTGGCGCAGGTGTATCCGCTGGCGGGCGGGGCGTTTCCTGGGCAGTTTTCCGGAGGCAAGGCATGA
- a CDS encoding HlyD family type I secretion periplasmic adaptor subunit: MTGRAEGNRVVVLRPERDTGESNAVDPIEIGGWSARFGWWVLVLGFGGFLAWAAWAPLDNGVAMPGIVVVTGERQAVDSIEGGVVSALLVAEGDAVQAGQALVRLDDTRVRGEARSLHAQLAAVSAREARLLAERDGREALASPGADSDAEAMTALEMERQLFASRRAALAGELAGIQATLSGSRALASGLDATLAHKRAQRALLREQLGSLRDLAREGYVPRNRVLELERALAQLDGDMATETGTLGQTRQQIAELAVRAQQRRDAFQREVRTDLAETRVQREQLTQKLAAAQFDLAHSEIRAPASGTVVALAIHTVGGVVQPGSRLMEIVPRDQPLVVEGRLPVESIDKVHAGLPVELMFTAFDASRTPRLEGAVTLVSADRFEDERSGRPYYRLRANVAPGQLRRIGDAPLQAGMPVEVFVRTGERSLLNYLFKPLLDRARLAWGDA; encoded by the coding sequence ATGACGGGGCGCGCCGAAGGCAATCGCGTGGTCGTGTTGCGGCCCGAGCGCGACACCGGTGAATCCAACGCGGTCGATCCGATCGAAATCGGCGGGTGGTCGGCGCGGTTCGGCTGGTGGGTGCTGGTCCTGGGCTTTGGCGGCTTTCTGGCCTGGGCCGCGTGGGCGCCGCTGGACAATGGCGTGGCCATGCCGGGCATCGTGGTGGTGACTGGCGAACGGCAGGCGGTGGACAGTATCGAAGGCGGCGTGGTCAGCGCCTTGCTGGTGGCCGAGGGCGATGCGGTGCAAGCCGGCCAGGCCTTGGTGCGGCTGGACGACACGCGGGTGCGCGGCGAGGCGCGGAGCCTGCACGCACAGTTGGCGGCCGTGAGCGCCCGCGAGGCCCGCTTGCTGGCCGAGCGCGATGGCCGTGAGGCGCTGGCGTCTCCTGGCGCGGACTCGGATGCTGAGGCCATGACCGCCCTTGAAATGGAACGCCAACTGTTCGCCAGCCGCCGCGCGGCGCTGGCGGGCGAACTGGCCGGCATCCAGGCCACGTTGTCGGGCAGCCGCGCCCTGGCCAGCGGCCTCGATGCGACGCTGGCGCACAAGCGCGCCCAGCGCGCCTTGCTGCGCGAGCAGTTGGGCAGCCTGCGCGACCTAGCGCGCGAAGGCTACGTGCCGCGCAACCGGGTGCTGGAACTGGAACGGGCGCTGGCGCAGCTGGACGGCGATATGGCGACGGAAACGGGCACGCTTGGCCAGACCCGGCAGCAGATCGCCGAGCTGGCCGTGCGCGCGCAGCAGCGGCGCGATGCTTTCCAGCGTGAAGTGCGCACCGATCTGGCGGAGACCCGGGTACAGCGCGAACAGTTGACGCAGAAGCTGGCCGCGGCGCAGTTCGACCTGGCGCACAGCGAGATCCGCGCACCGGCCAGCGGTACCGTGGTGGCCCTGGCCATCCATACGGTGGGCGGCGTGGTGCAGCCGGGTTCGCGGCTGATGGAGATCGTGCCGCGGGACCAGCCGCTGGTGGTGGAAGGGCGTCTGCCGGTGGAATCCATCGACAAGGTGCATGCCGGCTTGCCGGTGGAGCTGATGTTCACGGCGTTCGACGCCAGCCGCACGCCGCGCCTGGAGGGGGCGGTGACGCTGGTGTCCGCCGACCGTTTCGAGGATGAGCGCAGCGGCCGGCCTTACTACCGCCTGCGGGCAAATGTGGCGCCGGGGCAGTTGCGCCGTATCGGCGACGCGCCGCTGCAGGCGGGCATGCCGGTGGAGGTGTTCGTGCGTACGGGCGAGCGTTCGCTGTTGAACTATCTGTTCAAGCCGCTGCTCGATCGCGCGCGGCTGGCGTGGGGGGATGCATGA
- a CDS encoding TolC family outer membrane protein codes for MLLPAGAGAQVLDFRQAYAMALSSDPTWQAARARERADAEELALGRSGLLPNLSYHYNRAHNDTTSRQQSRWGTFEQRSRYASHASGFTLSQPLFDAAAFAQYRAGRERAEAAGLTLARARQALAVRVLQAYTAVLAAQRALALTQAQGRSLQEDARRSARFVAAGQGTRTDQLEIEARAGVVQAQEIEAQDQLRDARNALGAMVGPALADRPLAQVDLTGLGRLAVDEHDLAGWRTLALDGNPEIQAQRHLVQASRQRYEAARAGHLPTARLYARKQLTNSNGENQIGQHYDTGSIGIEVSIPLYSGGRTSAASGQALAEQEEAQHKLQAATWALLDDLERQFRTFASSGQRIAAYQQAADAAGLRVRATRRSVEGGERTNLDVLDAQRQRFEALRDLDRARYDHLLAWLALRWQAGVLDDADVARVGALFVAG; via the coding sequence ATGTTGCTGCCGGCGGGCGCGGGCGCGCAGGTGCTGGATTTTCGGCAGGCGTATGCGATGGCGTTGTCGTCCGATCCCACCTGGCAGGCGGCGCGGGCGCGCGAGCGCGCCGACGCCGAGGAACTGGCGCTGGGCCGCAGCGGCCTGTTGCCGAACCTGAGCTATCACTACAACCGTGCCCACAATGACACCACGTCCCGCCAGCAGAGCCGCTGGGGCACGTTCGAGCAACGGTCGCGCTATGCCAGCCATGCCTCGGGCTTTACGCTCAGCCAGCCGTTGTTCGACGCGGCGGCGTTCGCGCAGTACCGGGCCGGCCGCGAACGCGCGGAGGCCGCGGGGCTGACCTTGGCGCGCGCCCGGCAGGCGCTGGCGGTGCGCGTGTTGCAGGCCTACACGGCCGTGCTTGCCGCGCAGCGGGCATTGGCCCTGACGCAGGCGCAGGGCCGTTCGCTACAAGAGGATGCGCGCCGCAGCGCGCGCTTCGTGGCCGCGGGGCAGGGTACGCGTACCGACCAGCTTGAGATCGAGGCGCGCGCCGGCGTGGTCCAGGCACAGGAGATCGAGGCGCAGGACCAGTTGCGCGATGCGCGCAACGCCTTGGGCGCCATGGTCGGGCCGGCGCTGGCGGATCGGCCGCTGGCGCAGGTGGACCTGACCGGGTTGGGCAGGCTGGCGGTGGACGAGCATGATCTGGCGGGATGGCGCACGCTGGCGCTGGATGGCAATCCGGAAATCCAGGCGCAGCGCCATTTGGTGCAGGCCAGCCGCCAGCGCTACGAAGCGGCCCGGGCCGGCCACCTGCCGACCGCGCGGCTGTATGCCCGCAAGCAGTTGACTAACTCTAATGGCGAGAACCAGATCGGCCAACACTACGACACCGGTTCCATCGGTATCGAGGTCAGCATTCCGTTGTATTCGGGCGGAAGGACCTCGGCGGCCAGCGGGCAGGCCCTGGCCGAGCAGGAGGAAGCGCAGCACAAATTGCAGGCCGCCACTTGGGCGCTGCTCGATGACCTGGAGCGGCAGTTCCGCACGTTCGCCAGCAGCGGCCAGCGTATCGCTGCCTACCAACAGGCGGCCGATGCCGCCGGCTTGCGTGTGCGGGCCACACGGCGCAGCGTGGAGGGCGGCGAGCGTACCAATCTGGATGTGCTGGATGCGCAGCGGCAGCGCTTCGAGGCGCTGCGCGACCTGGACCGCGCCCGCTATGACCATCTGCTGGCATGGTTGGCGCTGCGTTGGCAGGCGGGCGTGCTGGACGATGCGGATGTGGCGCGCGTTGGGGCGTTGTTCGTGGCGGGATGA
- a CDS encoding LysR family transcriptional regulator produces MNIKYRPLKAFLLAVDTGSFTHAANQLGVTQPSFTALIQDLEDVLGLRLFERTTRSISLTSAGQDFHARVQRPIADLEEAYRGLADLAAVRRGNVTLGALPSTALALLPVAVGALRQRHPALKVRVVEAHNDELVAMLRTNQIEFAVGALAEPAPDLSFTPLAEDCFCAIYPEGHALEKKRGPLHWRDVLRYDLILLSQGSNARQQFDRAVREETGAPATALRYDVTNMGTAAGMVRQGLGVSVLPRLALPELNLAGLRAAALCDASARRAIGLLHRRDRSLSPAAQALAVQLATAMQAISQRLLPLPPLK; encoded by the coding sequence ATGAATATCAAGTACCGGCCGCTCAAGGCCTTCCTGCTGGCGGTCGACACCGGTTCGTTCACGCACGCCGCCAACCAGCTGGGCGTGACGCAGCCCTCGTTCACCGCGCTGATCCAGGACCTGGAGGACGTGCTGGGCCTGCGCCTGTTCGAACGCACCACCCGCAGCATCAGCCTGACCTCGGCCGGACAGGATTTCCATGCCCGCGTGCAGCGGCCCATCGCCGACCTGGAGGAAGCCTATCGCGGCCTGGCCGACCTGGCGGCGGTGCGGCGCGGCAACGTCACCCTGGGCGCCCTGCCCTCGACCGCGCTGGCGCTGCTGCCCGTGGCGGTCGGCGCGCTACGCCAGCGCCATCCGGCCTTGAAGGTGCGCGTGGTCGAGGCGCACAACGACGAACTGGTGGCCATGCTGCGCACCAACCAGATCGAGTTCGCCGTCGGCGCGCTGGCCGAGCCGGCGCCGGACCTGTCTTTCACGCCGCTGGCCGAGGATTGCTTCTGCGCCATTTACCCCGAAGGCCACGCCCTGGAAAAAAAGCGCGGGCCGCTGCATTGGCGCGACGTACTGCGCTATGACCTGATCCTGCTGTCGCAGGGCTCGAACGCGCGCCAGCAGTTCGACCGCGCGGTGCGCGAAGAGACCGGCGCGCCAGCCACCGCGCTGCGCTACGACGTGACCAACATGGGCACCGCCGCCGGCATGGTGCGCCAGGGCCTGGGCGTGAGCGTGCTGCCGCGCCTGGCGCTGCCGGAATTGAACCTGGCGGGGCTGCGCGCGGCGGCACTGTGCGATGCCTCGGCTCGCCGCGCCATCGGCCTGCTGCACCGGCGCGACCGCTCGCTGTCGCCGGCCGCGCAGGCGCTGGCGGTGCAGTTGGCGACCGCCATGCAGGCGATCTCGCAGCGGCTGCTGCCATTGCCGCCATTGAAGTGA